The DNA window GGTTCCGTAACCAAATTATAATACAAGATGTGTTGCTTTAAATGACTAAcaacaaacttttttttttttttttttatttgtaataaTCCTACCACATACTTTTTAATCTAAGTCTGAGGCACACCCTCTAACGGAAGTTGTAACAAAGATGGAAAAAGGGTAGCCTATtactgaaaaaataaattaaccGAGACATATTCTTGTgacacttttttttttctttttattgattCCCCGCTTCACGTTTCGGGAATATACAGCGTGTTATATGCTTAAACCTTTCAAACAATTTCTCCAAAGCACGACTTATggatcatttttattttattttattttattttattcaaagttttaatgaaaaataataaccaaataataaataaattgtatATAAAGAATTAGAGAATagtttttctctctctctttttttttttttttttttctcccttACTTTTACCTTGCCCTCCCCCTCatccttaaaaaaaatttttttttaaaaatacataaaCAAGTAAACAAAccaacaaagaaaaaaaaaacaaaaaaacatattaaCTCCTTGAAAGGGATCATATCCGCACATCTCCTTTTTAAACATAATGgaagaattaaaacaacGTTATACCAAATTTTTAAGTAAAAGAGATGCctggaaaaaaattgaaccATTCTGGATCAATAACAATTTGCCACAAAATTTGGTTCCACATGACTCTACAATTTATTTAGCGGGTGGCATGCCTAATGAATCTTTATTCCCCATTGAATCCATCCATATTAATGTCAAGAATTCTCCAGGTGTTAGTAATGCTAGTAATAGCACGGCTTTGGATATTAATGAAAAGATTGCTGATGGACAACTAACCAACATTTGGACTTATGAgcaaaataaagataagtTAGGTATATCCCAAGCTTTTCAATATGGAGAAAGCAACGGTAACCCCCAATTATTAAAGATCGCACGTGACATTATCACTAGTATCCACAACACTCCACAATATGAAGATTGGGATGTTATTACGACTAATGGTTCTGCTGATTCGTTATACAAAGTGTGTGATTTGTTATTTGACGAAGATTCTGTTATGTTAATGGAAGAATTTACTTTCCCCTTGACCACCACTTACTTGAACAACACTGGAGCAGAAGAAATCCCATTAAAAGTTAACATTACCTCTGATGTCGAAAAACAAGGTATTGACACCGATTACATGGCTGATTTGTTAGATAATTGGTCTAAGTATTACCCAGAAAAGCCTAAACCAAAAGCTTTGTATACTATTGCCACTGGTCAAAATCCAACAGGCGTTACTCAATCAGTCGCCAAAAGAAGGAGAATTTATGATATTTGCTCCAAACACAATATGCTAATTATTGAAGATGACCCATACGGGTATTTGAAATTTACCCCATTTAGGCCTGAAGATCCAGATTACAATCCATATGAAAGCGGCGAAATTGATTTAAAGGTTTATTGTAATAAAGTATTGTCTCCATCTTATTTAAGATTTGATACTGATGGTAGAGTTATTAGGTGCGAAACATTCTCTAAAGTTTTTGCCCCTGGTATTAGAAGTGGGTTTATAGTTgctaataaattttttattaaaagattacATAACATGGCAATGTGTTCTACCAGAGAACCAAGTGGAGCATCACAATCTATTTTGACCAACATCTTATTAGATATGGGTGAAAATTATCAGAAGACTCATCCAGATTCAGAAAGTTATATTGAT is part of the Saccharomycodes ludwigii strain NBRC 1722 chromosome III, whole genome shotgun sequence genome and encodes:
- the ARO9 gene encoding aromatic-amino-acid:2-oxoglutarate transaminase (similar to Saccharomyces cerevisiae YHR137W | ARO9 | AROmatic amino acid requiring), with the protein product MEELKQRYTKFLSKRDAWKKIEPFWINNNLPQNLVPHDSTIYLAGGMPNESLFPIESIHINVKNSPGVSNASNSTALDINEKIADGQLTNIWTYEQNKDKLGISQAFQYGESNGNPQLLKIARDIITSIHNTPQYEDWDVITTNGSADSLYKVCDLLFDEDSVMLMEEFTFPLTTTYLNNTGAEEIPLKVNITSDVEKQGIDTDYMADLLDNWSKYYPEKPKPKALYTIATGQNPTGVTQSVAKRRRIYDICSKHNMLIIEDDPYGYLKFTPFRPEDPDYNPYESGEIDLKVYCNKVLSPSYLRFDTDGRVIRCETFSKVFAPGIRSGFIVANKFFIKRLHNMAMCSTREPSGASQSILTNILLDMGENYQKTHPDSESYIDGWFEWCRKVASAYTHRRNVLFQALESTDAFKKHFFEISEPSAGMFVALNVTLKPEWKTVNDYTGAAEKDAYIKDVMDYLNWILLEEGCLAVLGYKMTVNQKFSLHRANFLRITFAQAANDCILREAALRLAKGIERLNLEYGTDKQKFCMNK